One window of the Delphinus delphis chromosome 20, mDelDel1.2, whole genome shotgun sequence genome contains the following:
- the DUXB gene encoding LOW QUALITY PROTEIN: double homeobox protein B (The sequence of the model RefSeq protein was modified relative to this genomic sequence to represent the inferred CDS: inserted 1 base in 1 codon; substituted 1 base at 1 genomic stop codon) yields MDLNSTASDILLQKETWQGKIIYNQSQKNILQAWFEHDPYPEKANRKQLAKEIGIPESNTQIWFKNHRARQSPLGFKYLPKGATQDHTSVPRSQSNILAQAFKRNQFFDIANRKTLXQTGIPESRIQMWFQDPRSLYPGQSTSEPVNSLVYGPNGRPALLTMGGDPDTQYPFWPQYQERQDHQEQTDMGVLQLEDYSQPQAEHKKPPPQDLSQVDISYFLQXWDECCQALTAERDPQKGTH; encoded by the exons ATGGATTTGAACAGCACTGCAAGTG ACATACTATTACAAAAAGAAACCTGGCAAGGCAAGATTATTTACAACCAGAGTCAAAAGAATATCCTCCAAGCATGGTTTGAACATGACCCTTACCCTGAAAAAGCTAACAGGAAACAACTGGCCAAGGAAATTGGCATTCCAGAATCTAA CACTCAGATTTGGTTTAAAAACCACAGAGCAAGACAGAGCCCATTGGGGTTCA AATACTTACCAAAAGGAGCCACACAAGACCACACATCGGTTCCAAGATCTCAATCAAACATTCTAGCTCAAGCCTTCAAGAGGAACCAATTCTTTGATATTGCAAACAGGAAAACAC GCCAAACAGGCATTCCAGAATCGAGAATTCAA ATGTGGTTTCAGGACCCAAGATCTCTGTACCCTGGGCAGAGCACAAGTGAGCCTGTGAATTCCTTGGTATATGGCCCAAATGGGAGACCTG CACTGCTGACTATGGGAGGAGACCCAGATACTCAGTACCCCTTCTGGCCCCAATACCAAGAACGCCAGGATCACCAAGAACAGACTGACATGGGAGTACTGCAGTTGGAAGACTATTCTCAGCCTCAAGCTGAGCACAAAAAACCACCACCACAGGATCTGAGCCAGGTGGACATATCttactttctgcagtgatgggaTGAGTGCTGCCAGGCTCTGACTGCAGAGCGGGATCCTCAAAAAGGGACCCACTGA